The following is a genomic window from Oryzias latipes chromosome 12, ASM223467v1.
AttaatttgcgatttattgtgcaggcctagttgtGAGGGACTCTCACTGTTAGAAATTGCTAATAGAGAGTGAAGCTTAACATGACAACCACAAGAATGTTTTCATGTATGTTATAAAATAGAAGAGAAAACTTTAGAGGATGCCTGAAAACTCTTAACTTTTGTGCGCCAATAAAGTGTTTTTACTGGTTCGCTTGCAGCCTTTGATACAGAACACTGAGTCTATGTGTTTCTGCTCTTTATCTcagttatttatgttttaactcTATATTAAGATTTATAGCACATTtactacatatatttttgagATCTGTTTGTCCAACAAAATATGAGCCAAAACTCTTTGTTCAAAATATCTGTTTAAACTGAAGCTGCAGACTCTTGAACGTCTCTGTTCCAGGTCCTATGCAGGAGAGCTGGGTCCAAAGCACTGGCCCAACAGCAGATATGAGTATGTCATGAAGCTGAAGCAAGCAGCTCTCAACTTTGCCAGAAAACGCTGGGCAGACTACATTCTGGTACTAAGACTAGCCTTTTatgcttttgttatttctttgcagctgcttttattatttaaagccAACAAATTGtgcttaaaaagaaaagatagaCTACAGTACAGAAGCGTTTATcacctttctgtttttttttctctgtatcaGTACGCCGACACCGACAACATCCTCACCAACCCGGACACGCTTCAGCTAATGATCGCGGAGAACAAGTCGGTCATCGCGCCCATGTTGGACTCTCAGGGCGCCTACTCCAACTTCTGGTGCGGTATTACTCCGCAGGTGAGCAGCTTTCAGAGATTGGTTGTGAGAAGAGGATGTCTAGCTAAACATCTGAGCGTGCTTTTCAGGGATACTATCGGCGAACAGCAGAGTACTTCCCCACCCGCCACCGCCACCGATTGGGCTGCTTCCCTGTGCCGATGGTGCACAGCACTGTGCTGCTGAACTTGAGGAAGGAGGGCATGAAGAAGCTGGCTTTTTACCCCCCTCATAAGGACTACTCCTGGCCCTACGACGACATCATCGTGTTTGCTTTCTCCTGCCGCGCTGCAGGTTTGTGAGTCGTTTGGGTTTGCTTTTTTAGCAGATTCCTGTCCAGCAGAAACACTTTCTGATATGTAAACTATTTTGTTAGCACACACAACCTCATAATGAATTTTGTTTGGCCCCTGTGAGgctgcacaaacaaaaaaaacctgcacagCTGTTGAgtataaactgcatccactgctgcctgaaTGCCTgctggaaacacatttttttgagcATCGGCAGCTGCAAATTCAGGATTATTTCATCAACATATCCACAAAATCCttgtttgtaatgttttaatatggttttttcaaaagaaattcTGAAGATTTACGAAAAGGTCTCAAGAGGCCAGCGGTTGCACGCGACCACAATAAGTAATTGTGCTTATATAGTGTGAACTACTGAATCCCACGAGGATAAAAATTCTTGTATTCTACTCAAGAGTGTTGCATAATCCTTTGCCTAAATCCTTGAGTAatgcaaaataataaatgtatttagaaatatttacacAAGCATTTGAATAATATGTGAAAAACGACAAAATGCActttagtaataataaaaatggctacagtttgttttttatcagaatGGAGAGCCCACTGAATGAATATTATTTACCTTTTCAAAgaacattttgtaaaataataaacagtttGCACTTTATGTTaatagtttagtttgtttactCTCATAAAAGGTTTTATAGggacttatttatttaacaaatgtttttttcgtCATTTAGCAAAAACtgttcagtatttttttaattcatgcctgaatttatttctaattatataAAAATTCTAGTGATTTTTCcgttcaaggtgatgctaaatcaAATGAAGTCCTGAATTTAATGGTATGTTGTGAATTAGCGGCACTCAGAACGAAGGGGTTAACAACAATCGAACAGATTCTCTCCagtcaaaatctttttttttttgtgtgcctttgttttttactcattggACCAACTGGAACCGAGAGAACAAGATCTCCTCTGAACCATGATATTAGCGTCTAAATCATTAAAATTAGCAATAAAACTAGACTGAagccatctttgtttttcctctcagaAATACAGATGTACCTGTGCAACAAGGAGCGCTACGGATACCTGAACGTTCCGGCTAAACCGCACCAGACCGTGGAGGACGACCGCCTCAATTTTGTCCACCTCCATCTGGAGTCCATGAGTAAAAGCGCATTCTTTATCGCTTAGCAGCACTGTTGACACACATGTACAGCCCACAGGCATCCTGTTACCCTTCTCTTGATTGAAGCACAATaaattcattttgtgttttgatgttttcttttctaacaCTTTTCTTTATTGTGTAGTTGATGGTCCCCCAATGCATCCTTCTCAGTTTGTACACATGTTCCCAAAACAGAGGGATCTCATGGGATTTGATGAGGTaagatattgttttttttagagtcAAACCTTGTTCCCATTTATGATAAATTTCTTAACTTGTAGttattcaaaaaatgaaaaaaaaagtatatttttatctatttgaaGGATTTTGTGTAACTATTGTAAATTATACGCCTGATTCTCGTTGCCTTGGTAGCAGCAATGTAAATTGTGATGGATAATAAGGATATATTATGGCCgttctttcttttgtcttcagatTTACCTGATCAACCTGCGGCGCCGGCCTGACCGTCGAGATAGGATGCTGTTCTCTCTGAACGAGCTGGAGATTGACGTGAAGGTGGTGGACGCTGTGGACGGAAAGTGAGTTCATGTGAACGCTCAGAGCTCCTTGGAGTTACAGAAACTCTGCAGTCACAGGAACTCAGAGTCAAGTTTTAGACCAGTTAGTGGATTTAGTTGGCTaaaagatcatcttttgatgcgtccctggtggtcttttaattaggatcaTGTCTTGAggacagagtaagcctgcccctacttcctgacatccatctgtttacactctttctagcttacagcccctcacaacctcaggctaacattagcggtgcaacaacaacggggagcaatatcagagctatccagccgtacagtttttagccagataccagctcagacgaggaaaacgaagatgatCATGGATTGCTTACAAGCAGTAGCTgctacatcacacctacaagctttttccagctgcattttttcgtctgctcctgattcacaatgatttgaacaaagaaatactgagaaatgcagtttttaattttaattttctttaaatatattctCAATTGtcagacaaatgccacaagagcatgttaaaacaccaaaagcagaattttaatttaaaacgaGGGTATTTAGCGATTTATATCTTTTTTCCGCCTTCTGACCTGATCAGATGAAAAGCAGCAGCCATTCTAAAACATGAGTATGTTATTCTTCATCCAACTGAAACCTCAGGTTGATCAGTTTCAGTCTTTGTGTCCATACAGCTTTCACGTCATTTtataaaatcacttttttacattttaggatgGGACACTTTTAAATGAGTGATTGTTGTGGATCTGTTCAGATGTTCATTTTCACTCACAGCTTTCATTCTTCCTTTGAAAAGAGGATCTGCAGGTGAGAGTTTGTAACTTCAATAGATATTGAGGTGTCATGTGAATCTTTTTGATTGCAGTGCACTAAACAGCAGTGACATTAGGATTTTGGGGGTAGACCTCCTCCCGGGTTACTATGACCCCTTTTCTGGGCGCACTCTGACCAAAGGAGAGGTGGGCTGCTTCCTTAGCCACTATTACATCTGGAAAGAGGTGAGAGGTCATTCTTGTACTGGAAAATAGGgagttatttgttgttgtttttcttgtaaatcTTGTTAAGTTATGCAATGAAAAAGTCTGGGTGAGATATTTACCGGTAGTTAGAAGTTTGAAGATTGCATTTTAGAGAATAATTCCAAAACTAGATTTAACGTCCTAAACGGAGAAAGATGGTGAAGTGTTTCCGGTTTTCCTCCTTTCTCCAGGTTGTGGACATGGAGATGGATAAAGCTCTGATTCTGGAAGATGACGTTCGTTTTCAGGCCAACTTCAAGCGCAGGGTGCTCCGGCtgatggaggaggtggagcAGGTGGAGCTGGACTGGGACATCATGTGAGACCCGTGCTTCTGGTTTCAGTTTGGTTTTATGTTCAAGCTACGGATCCGAATAAATCTTTTTAGCTGTAATCAGTCCACCAGAATCCAGCTATTCTTGGGTCATGATCAAAGAATGTAGAAAGGATCTGTTGGCAGACGGATGGGATTTTTCTGGCTTGACTCACGTCCATATTGTGTTGGTTAATGACACGTGTTGTGTGTGAgcgctggaaaaaaaatgaggaaaagggCAAAAAAGCAGCACAGTTGTGAATTTTCCACCTCACGTTTCTGCAGATACTTGGGCAGGAAGCAGGTGAACCCTGGAAAGGAGGAGGCGGTGGAGAATATCCGGAATTTGGTGATGGCTGACTACTCGCACTGGACTTTGTCGTACGCCATCTCCCAGCAAGGAGCCCAGAAACTGCTCAACGCAGAGCCGCTCTCCAAGATGCTGCCCGTAGACGAGTTCCTCCCCATCATGTACGACAAACACCCAAAGTACGTAGATTTCTGTTACCCGTTTGTCCAATTCCTGATTAACAATCAGCCAGAGCTACATGTTTGCAGAGCAGTAACTTATTTGAATCCTCTCGGCATGCAGTGACGTTCATCATAAAAGCAGCAGACTATAATCTTGTGTGGCTGAAATGGCTCTAAAGCTAAAAACAGACCGTATAACTGCTAAAACATCTGCTCTAAATTTAGTTGGAAGAACTGAAAAGTagattttagtttagttttatgGAGTTTTcctaaagattttatttttaggaagtttgtgttcagattttttacatttattttttaacttcgCACCCACACTAAAGGCTCAATGTACTggcaaaatataaacatttagaGTGAACGTTCATTTTGGGGGTAATGCTCGCGTGTTTTAGATGTAGTTGTAgaaagacattaaaaatgtttttttgggagGCAAACTGCTAATTTAGAGGTCATCACATTTTATAGGTTCATTTTCTATaacatatttgtattttttacacaTCGTTTTAGTTATGAACAATATTGTATCTAAAATAGCAAATAAACGATTCTGACTGTCAATTTGTTCCAAAATCTGTGCGGAATCTGATCAAAAACTGAACTGATCTGCTTTGTCATCAAATGCTCCACTTCATACttcttttaactgtttttttaaaatcagggACTTTATCCTTGCACAAACACATACAGTAGATGATACTAACACCCTTgattaataaaagtaaaagaataaagaaactgTATTTCAGAAAGTTCTTCCTGTCTTGCAGTGAGGAGTACAAGTCCCATTTCCTCAACAGGAACTTACAAGCATTTAGTACACGCCCCCTCTTGGTGGAGCCGTGTCATTACGCTGGGGATCCACAGTGGGTGAGTGATACAGAGACGTCCACTCTCTGGGACAATGATGCCGTCAGGACCGACTGGAGAGGTTCCCACAAGACCCTAAAGGGAGCTGGACCAGCGCCCGACATGCTCTCCGTTGGCTACAGAGATGAGCTTTAGTTCGGCTCGGGAGGAGGTGGCGAGGAGCTGGaggtccaaaggagacaaagtCAGGGAGGAAGAGGCAGAGGTTTCTCAGGCACGGCGTTCATTTGATATACTCTAAAACTTATCAAAAGACTGGTACTTTTTCCGAAGCATTTAAGCACAAATCTTactattttcttcaaaatgtctAACTTGTGCAAATATCAAAGTCTTTTAAATGTGCactttttctcaaaaaacatCTACTTAAGTCAGAAAAATTATGCATTTTCTTCCTAAAGATTACAATGGAGTTTGAGGGTCAGtttacaaacactttttttttaaatgacgacTTTAAAGttctaaatttacaagaaaaaaagtcataactgttaaactacgaggaaaaaagttgtaaattgaCGACTTTTAATGTcatataactttttatttttggtggccctaaaactcagtcTTAAGAGATAATGCATATAATcatgtaaaaaatgtctttttaacctATTCAGACTTGAGAcaattgcagtttttgtttcttgaaaGTGTCTCAGTAGCTGGAtaaataatattctattttaatatttttactttcttcatttttacatgTCTATTTAGTCTTTTTGGAAGTTGGTATAAATACTGGATCACCAAAAATGGtgcatttgcttttttattaataGTACTATGTGGCTGGGGAcatggatgaaaacatttactttaaaaaggaaaaaggtgtAATCGATGTTATTTGAATGTATACAAAGAGGAAGTTAACTTTGAAAAAGTGTTGTTCTTCTCAAAGTTTAACCTTTTTTAGTTCAGAATTTTATCTCAACTTTTACCTGagtgaaagggaaaaaaatcagcaaacacGGAGCAATATTAGACCTCAAAAATATTTATAGATCTCATTTGCTGCTTCCGTGTCATTCCTGAgtgtaaaaatgtgtggaaatgttttttttctccaatctTATGCTGATGTTTGTATTCATTCTTCATGCTCTGATCTTAAATGTCCTGAGCAGGTTCATTTTCTGCTTGTCCTAATTTATTTAGTCTCCGTTGATGTGTGGGACAGAGACGTAAGAAAAATTTGCTGCATGGAATCATGGGAGCCGTTTCGCCTCTTGGTGCCTTAGAGAAAACTGTATTTGAGTTGTTtactatttgtgtttttattgtgtcaGTTTCTCAGCAATACTCTAGATTTCTAtaggaaaaaagataaaactgaTACTTTGCACAGTCGTCATTTTGTGAATAAACCTATTTCTAAAACGGGTTGTGAAGTGTTTGGTGTCAACCTTGTTGCAGTGACGCACTGCTACCACAAGATGGCGGGATTCTGCAGCTTTGCCCAGATCAGGCTGACATTGCAGCTTCACAGATTCACAGcactgttttttaatgaaacattcAAACACTAAACTGCTGACATTTGCCGATAGATTCAAGTCTTGCAATGGTCAGTCACTTTTTGGGTTTTTACTCCATCTACCTTTACAAGTGGGAGCAATATTAGGAATTGAACGGGGTTTAACAACAAATCCATGAAACAAAAGGGAATTTTCTCTTAAAATTGAAGTTTAAACTTAAGAAATTGTTACTTGATTGTcattaaatcatgtttttatggTAATGGTGCAGAGTTTGTTGAAGTCTTACAGATATTGCGCTTTCAAAAGAGTCACAAATTCACAGTACTTCTGAATCCTCTTCACAGCAAAGAGGCCCTGTTCCAGCTGGAGGCTTTTTTTGTAGTGTGCatgtttgttctgtttatttattggtttttgAAAAGGATCTTAAATCTCTTGTAAGACATCTTCTCCAGgaaacaaaattgtaaaaaaatgtggttttttttggtGCTACATTTCATAATTATAGTCTTGTAAATATATGTACGCCATGTATCCTACATCTGTGAAAGAAACAGAAGGTAAGAGGTCAACTGCATACTAGCATAAATCTTAAAATTGATCCTAAAACTGACAGTAATGTGAGTTCTCCCTCTTGTTCATGTTAAGATGCACATGCCTCCATGTTGTTTGCAATTATGCACTCACtggtcatttgttttttttctgtttgcacaCAAACCTTTGACATTCAGTCAATAGGAAATCAGATCTCCTGAGTGTAAGCATCATGCTACTGATCAGAATGAATAAACAATCTGTACTAACTGTACAGTACAGTTACCATCACAATTATGCACATCTGCACGCAAACAGTCTGTATTTAGCTTGATGGAAAAAGGGCCGCAAAGTTCAAAGGTTGCATTCCGGTCTCAGACTCTGACCGTGCAGCAGAAAAGAAGGGTAACAAggagcagctcctgcagtcagCTCCTTTCCTGCTCAAAGCTGTATGAACTAGACAGAATCTCCCCTTCCAAGAGGAAACCTAAACGCAGGCGTCCTTATTGGCTGTAAGTGAGGGGGTGTGGAATCAGTGGGGTCAAGTCAGCAAGCTGTGCAGCTGAGCCGCATGGTTGTATAATGTGCAATATAATGTGCATATGCAACTGTCGAATATAAATGCAAGTTAAAACCTCTCTCTACTTTTGCTTGGTTTGCTTTAGAGCCTGCAGGGATTTAACCACAGCTGCttcttttgtgaaaaaaaaaaggatttatttaaatgatattgtCTGCGAACATATAAGGATGCAAAATCCTGctctttttgcagaaaatacacaatttttcaaaataaaatgccgTGATTTTTATCGTACTGGGCCAACGGAAGTGCTTCTCCTTGCTGGTACATGTGCACGCGCCAGCAGTCCACTTTGCTGAGCATACTCAGAGCGGCGGGAGGACGGGCTAAAGGCTGGAACAGCCACTCTGCACACTTTGCCACAGTTTAGCTGTTCTGCCTCTCCAAAAGGTTCGAGTTTTTTGGCCATTTCTCCTCAAACGCTTCGTTTCTTTCGCTTCAAGGCTTCTTCCCTCCATATAACATCATTTGCCGCGGGTTTGTATGCTAGAATTCATTGTAAGTTCCCTCGTGGACCCAGAGTTAGTAACTCCTTAAAGCTACTCTGCTGTAGGTCGTTGGTTCACTCTAGACTAGTATCTGGtcgtttttgtttcctttaaaaagtAGCATGAGAGACCGCACATTGACACGTTTGTTTCACGCATGTGTTTCTAGTATTAAACATGTCGGAACAGGATTTGTAGCTGTCAATTTAGCTGTAATTAACGCCACGACGTCAACAAACAGATGTTTAAATCGACTATCTTTAGGACCTGCTGGGAGTTTAGGAGcctaaatatttgtttattttggtcAGCAATTGATTTCCCTCCCACTTTTTGctagctttttaaaaacaatctttaaaaacaacaagaagCCACGCGCGAGCTTTTCGGGGGGAGGTTTCTAGCTGAAGCTGCACAGTTTGGAGAACTTGATGATCCAAGGTGTAAAGATCCACGCAGGAAATGGTTCAGAAGTTCtcaatcaatttttattttattttatatttatacataaattAATTTGGCTCTaaataaactacatttaaataACTTCATCTTGATAATTTACCAACCTTTTCTAAGAGGTTTTCAGAATGCAGCATTGTGAGTCTacctctttttgttttacaaaaatgtgtcGTTAATTGGGCTCTTATGGTCCAAAATAtagtttttcttctaaaaaaaaaaaaaaaagcaccctttatttatttaagctgCTGTACAAAGAATAGTAATTTTTGTTTACCTAAAATGGTTgaaattaggcctgcacaatataccgcaaatttatcgttatcgcaatatccagctctgcaatatgcatatcgcaaaagacggcaaatatcgcaataaatcgcaaacccaaaatgtgttaaaacaatcttctagcagcttgaagcatttaacacatcaaataaatccctttatgctttgaccaatcagatggacgccttcccattgttgaccaatcagatggaggcctattatgttaaccctgctcctcaagagcctcaaccctgcctgttttccagctctccttaaccagcttgctgttgattggctgactcaagtgatttcacatcctgattgactgaacacacctgattttggttatgattatcgagcagtctagggagaattggaaaacagacagggttgaggctcttgaggaccagggttggccaccctgacgtttgtcccccatgtcgatgagggtcatttggagtataatttttaaactgttgcaatgaaatgggaatgatgtttttgtttatttttctatttgtttatttaccgcaaatgtatcgttatcgcaatattgatcactaatatcgcatatcgcaagttttcctcatatcgtgcagccctagtttaaATGATTCTCTAAAGTCAATGTGACAAACAAACCCTATTATTCAATACTTACtttcacaaaacaacaacaaaaagctaaaacttcagaaaaatccttttttttaagtaataacAATGAAGGAAAACCCTTTAGTTGGCCTATACTTAGCCTgatgtaatgtaataaaacagtaaatacaAACTCTTTCCTAGATTTTTACTGTTTATGTTGACCAGTTCAACATAAACATACTGGGATGCAGTGGTCATGCAATGATTCACTTTCTCCACAATTTGGTTTAATGATGTAATATTCGATCAAGAACGCTGGCATCCctagtggttgccatggagaatATAAAATCCCCCCCATGGTCAGAAATTTTCAGTAAAAGCGAGAGAACAGAGAAATCCTAAAGTAACAGCCTTGTTTAAAAACGAATTATCCTCTCAATGTGGAGGATTCCAATGTTTTGGAGAGTTCTAGAAAGATCTTCCTTAAGGAACTTctaaaaattcctttttttctttgttttccttgtttttattaacatatttgaaagtttcagtttttctttcatttagatGTTTGCAATGGTTATATTTACTGATGATATTGTTAAAGCGAGTTTCTGCTGTTCTTTGTCtttgttgatatttttaagaataaatactttaatactTTAATTTTAGAGTAATCAAACTTTGAATCATTCATTGCAGCACATCACTGTGGATTATATCGTTTAATGCATACGTCAAAGAATCGGCTCCCGGTTTTGGGAAACCCCAATAAAAGTTGTTGGCACGCTGAAGCAGATCGATGTTAACATGTCGTTCTTGTGTCAGGACTGTCCAGAGTCGCCATGGCTTTTGTTGGACGAGCAGTTCAGCGAGTGGCGTTGGCGGCGTGGCCTTCCCTCTCCCCTCTGTGCCGGACGAGCTCTCGATCCTACAGCTCAGAACCCACCAATGAGAAAAATGTTCCCTATGAGATGACTCTAAAACAGGAAAGTGGAGCTGCCTCTGGACCCACAAAGCCTTTACCCAGGTTTGTTTAACTCTAACtgtagagagaaaaaagaagtactggtaaatacattttatttggttgaatgctgtaaactaaagcattcaaccctttgtttttctgtttctctttatttatacGCTCATCTTCGGCTGTTTTTTGCCggttaactccttctacaatttttaacctattctAACCATTCCaccattaaaatgttcagcttattccagctatgacttttggtttttcaaatcctttaacttttcaagatgTTCAAgaatttccaggattttttgctccataAAAATACATAGTTGTTCTTCTTGTTCTTGGTGCATGAGGTCGCCAGTTCAAGACCCCGCTCGGacatttcaaattttttaaccattaaaatgttcagctctttcagcttattccaactatgacttttggtccttcaaatccctgaacctTTCAAGATATCCCAGGagattccaggattttccaagagtTTTGCtcaatttaaatacatggagaatcgttgaaaacctttgcttttttcAACCATTATAACATCAACATacttttagctagagacaccgttcaaacgttaaaatgctcacaaggctttgaagTACCacagaagttttgaaattattatgggataaGATGGCGACACCACccacggtttggcggccattttgtgccaaaatgtgaggtgATTTTAAACTCTGTTCATGTGTCCCCTAagagatcgccactgactgtctttccagaaaaactttcaATCCCATTACAGATTCTGGTCGGCGTTCACatctgcagacacgcccccctCCGCGCGTTCACGCTCCTCTCTTCATCCTGCCAGCTCGCTCTACCTGACGGTGTTAAAGACACCACGACAATctgagaacatgatagttattttacaaaaacacagggATGAAATAGTGCTTCTCCGCTGTTTTAGATCAGCAGATGTGGTTGTGATTGGGGGAGGCAGCCTGGGCTGTCAGACCATCTACCACGTGGCTAAAATGGGAATGACCAATGTAGTTCTGCTGGAGAGAGACAGGCTCACCGCTGGCACCACCTGGCACACTGCAGGTACGAGTCAGTAGGTGTTTGCTGGTTCTCATCGCCTCACAGTGAGACCATTCAGATCTTGGATGGCAGGAATCTGCCTGATTTCCATGTAAAACACAACCTCTCCGTCTGTGCGGAGTTAGGCCTGCTGTGGCAGCTCCGTCCCAGTGACGTGGAGGTGGAGCTCCTGGCGCACACCAGAAACGTGATCAGCAAAGACCTGGAGGAGGAAACTGGTCTCCACACTGGCTGGATCCAGAATGGAGGACTCTTCATTGCTTCCAACAAGCAGAGGCTGGATGAGTACAAAAGGCTCATGTCGGTAAGGATGGAAGTTTGCTGGACTTTTAGTCGGTAGATATTATGGTGTACaagaaatactgaaaataaaattgaatttcatcCCCCCCGTCCCCCCCCAATAAAATGTTCGGTtaattatcttttttgtttcataaaagGCAGCTAAGTTGCCAATGTTATGATTATAGAAATTCGTAGACTAGGAATTCTTTGACAATTTGTTGTCAAATATTGACAACCAAATGCtgatttttgaagattttgatGCTAGAGTGAGGAAATGATGTGGAGAAGACTAAAATAAACATCTGCAGGCCTTGATGTCTACTGTGTATTGTTTCTAGATCTAATTTCAGTCTTGTGGAACAGTTCTGAACGAAGCTCTAAACCccatttgcatttaaatgtctTGCTAACAGAGCTCTTCTCTTTGTGTTGTAGCTGGGTAAAGTTTATGGCATAGAGTCCTATGTCCTTTCGCCGGCGGAAACCAAAGATCTGTATCCACTGATGAATGTTGACGATCTGTACGGAACGCTTTACGTTCCCAAAGATGGGACCATGGACCCTGCAGGAACCTGCACAACTC
Proteins encoded in this region:
- the cercam gene encoding inactive glycosyltransferase 25 family member 3, coding for MFPLHCFVLGSLLFQAGCYFSEEKSPEESRMQPPTVVVAIIARNAAHALPYYLGALERLNYPKDRISVWAATDHNVDNTTAILREWLTVMQKYYHYVEWRPMDQPTSYAGELGPKHWPNSRYEYVMKLKQAALNFARKRWADYILYADTDNILTNPDTLQLMIAENKSVIAPMLDSQGAYSNFWCGITPQGYYRRTAEYFPTRHRHRLGCFPVPMVHSTVLLNLRKEGMKKLAFYPPHKDYSWPYDDIIVFAFSCRAAEIQMYLCNKERYGYLNVPAKPHQTVEDDRLNFVHLHLESMIDGPPMHPSQFVHMFPKQRDLMGFDEIYLINLRRRPDRRDRMLFSLNELEIDVKVVDAVDGNALNSSDIRILGVDLLPGYYDPFSGRTLTKGEVGCFLSHYYIWKEVVDMEMDKALILEDDVRFQANFKRRVLRLMEEVEQVELDWDIIYLGRKQVNPGKEEAVENIRNLVMADYSHWTLSYAISQQGAQKLLNAEPLSKMLPVDEFLPIMYDKHPNEEYKSHFLNRNLQAFSTRPLLVEPCHYAGDPQWVSDTETSTLWDNDAVRTDWRGSHKTLKGAGPAPDMLSVGYRDEL